In Erythrobacter sp. KY5, the DNA window ATGGCAGTCGATCCGCGTGGACCGGTTCGAGCCGGTGAAGGGGCGTTGGAAGAAGGGGTGAGGGGAGCGAGCGCGCTTATCCTGCCTCGCCCAATTCGAGGAAATGGTAGGTACGTTCAGACACGGATTTTTTGTCCAGCGCACTTTCCAGACGCTCTATCGCAGCAATCGCATTTCCTGCCTCGGCATTGAGATCCGCAGCCGCCAGGTCGAGAGCGGCAAACAGTGGCGCAAGCTCTTGCGCGAGAGCCTTGCCCTTCTCGGTCAGAGTCAGGTTGGACCGTCTGCCGTCCTCCTTGTCAGCGGTTGAAGTGACGAGCTGAGCAGCTTCGAGCGACTTGCGCGTTACGCTCACAGAGACGTGCGAGATGCCGAGATGGTCCGCAATCTGTGTAACGCTCAAGCTGTCCCCGCCGCGCAGGCAGTTGAACACCGGGAACCAGCGCTGTTCGAATTCTACGCCCATCTTTTCGTAGATCGACTTCGCATCGCGATCGATCCTGTCACTGAGCCGCCGCAGACGGCCACCAAGGGCAAACGCGCCGTAAGTCTCAAGGCCATTTGCGCCCACGGCCTTCGCTCCGAGCCTCTGTTCCCTTGACATATCCGTAACCAACTACCTATTTATCCGTAACCAGCTACAGAGTCGTTCGATTGGCGAGAAATATCAAGAGGGAGCCTGCGGTCATGCCGCTTTTGAGAACAAGTCGACGCGGGGCGCTCGCTTTCGGAGCAGGATCGGCTGCGACCTTCGCGCTGGCGGGCTGCACCGGCATGCGCACTCCCGGTATGCGCAGCCAGGGCGAACGACTGGCTCATCATTCTCGACGGCTTGTTCAGACGCATGACCTTAGCGGCAGTGTGCTGCTTGCCCGCGGCGAGGACGTCGAGTTTTCGGAAAGCTTCGGATTGGCGAACAGGAGCAGCGGCCAGCGCAACACGATCGAGACGAAGTTCAACCTCGCCTCCATACCGAAAATGTTCACAGCCACTTGCATCCTGCAACTGGTCGAGGCTGGAGCGATCTCGCTTGATGATACTGTAGGCATGCACCTGCCCCACTATCCCGGTCGCGATGCGGCTGAACGGGCAACGATCGCCCATTTGCTGATGCACAGGTCTGGCATCGGCAATTACTGGCAGGCACTGGCAGAGCTTGACGGTCCGCATCCTGAAAGTCATCGCGACTATCTGCCGCTGTTCGCAAACATTCCTCTCGAGCATGAACCTGGCAGTGCATTCTCCTACTCGAACGGCGGCTATGTCGTACTCGGGCTGATCATCGAAGCTGTTACAGGCAAGAGCTATTACGAGCATGTCCAGCGTGCGGTCTTCGACACCGCAGCAATGACGCGAACGGGCAACTGGCGGCAGAGCGAGCCTATCCCTGACCGCGCCAGACCGTATATGCGATCCGAGGAAAAGCCGGGCCAGTGGGAGGATTGCAGCGCCCGGCTGGAGCCGCGGGGCAGCGCTGGGGGCGGGGCCTATTCAACCGTCGGCGATTTGCACCGCTTTGCCCTTGCTCTTACGCGCAATCGCTTGCTGAGCCCCGAAATGACCAAGGCGTTCCTGCAAGGCCGCTTGGACACGCCTGTTGGCAAATACGGTTACGGGATAATCGAGCAGGATCTCAATGGGACCCGTCTTCTGGGGCACTCGGGTGGCCATTATGGGGTCGCGTGTGAGCTGATGATTTTTCCCGACCTCGACACCACATGCGTGGTGCTTACGAATGGCGACGTAGACGGTTACTGGGATACCGAAGCATTCGTCCATGAACTGATCGCGGGTCCTACCAAGGAGACCCGCAATTACCGTTTCACGCAGGATCTGATCGATCTCGCCGCTAACAAAGGTCCCGAAGCCGGGGCTGCCTTTGCACAGGCGCAGAACGATGGCCGCACGGCGCGCGAGGGTGTGATCGACCTTGCCGGGTTCAAACACATTCATCGCTCTCAGGGTTCGGTCGGGATCAACCTGCTGCAACTCAATC includes these proteins:
- a CDS encoding MarR family winged helix-turn-helix transcriptional regulator, with translation MSREQRLGAKAVGANGLETYGAFALGGRLRRLSDRIDRDAKSIYEKMGVEFEQRWFPVFNCLRGGDSLSVTQIADHLGISHVSVSVTRKSLEAAQLVTSTADKEDGRRSNLTLTEKGKALAQELAPLFAALDLAAADLNAEAGNAIAAIERLESALDKKSVSERTYHFLELGEAG
- a CDS encoding serine hydrolase, translating into MPLLRTSRRGALAFGAGSAATFALAGCTGMRTPGMRSQGERLAHHSRRLVQTHDLSGSVLLARGEDVEFSESFGLANRSSGQRNTIETKFNLASIPKMFTATCILQLVEAGAISLDDTVGMHLPHYPGRDAAERATIAHLLMHRSGIGNYWQALAELDGPHPESHRDYLPLFANIPLEHEPGSAFSYSNGGYVVLGLIIEAVTGKSYYEHVQRAVFDTAAMTRTGNWRQSEPIPDRARPYMRSEEKPGQWEDCSARLEPRGSAGGGAYSTVGDLHRFALALTRNRLLSPEMTKAFLQGRLDTPVGKYGYGIIEQDLNGTRLLGHSGGHYGVACELMIFPDLDTTCVVLTNGDVDGYWDTEAFVHELIAGPTKETRNYRFTQDLIDLAANKGPEAGAAFAQAQNDGRTAREGVIDLAGFKHIHRSQGSVGINLLQLNRMVHPGSDYAVYRLAEGLRVTGQSASALEMYRDYLERVPGDTDALARIEELS